From the genome of Marinicella rhabdoformis:
AAACGTTGCGGCCACAGACCCAACAAAGAAGTGGTCACTCAACAAGAAATGGTTGACCGCATCAAAGCAGCTGTTGATGCCCGAACAGATGAAAATTTCGTCATCATGGCCAGAACCGATGCTTTGGCCATTGAAGGTGAAGAAGCGGCGATTGAACGGGCGATTGCTTGTGTTGAAGCTGGTGCAGATATGATTTTCCCAGAAGCGATGAAAACATTGGACCAGTACAAACGTTTCAAAGATGCTGTCAACGTACCCATTTTGGCCAACATCACTGAATTTGGTCACACACCACTGTTCACTTCAGAAGAGTTGGGCGCCCACGGCGTAGACATCGTTCTGTACTGCTGTAGTGCTTACCGTGCGATGAACCGCGCGGCTGAACTGGTTTACCAATCTATTTTGGGTCAAGGACACCAAAAAGACGTGCTAGATATTATGCAAACACGTGAAGAATTGTATAGCCATTTGGGATACCACGATTACGAACAAAAGTTAGACGAATTATTCAAAACAGAAAAATAAACAATACTTTCTTTAAAGGGGTCAGCACCCTTTAAGGTTCAAAGTTATTAAATAACAAATAAAATTTAAAGGATGCTGACCCCTTTAAAAGACAGAGAGGACAAACAACATGGGAAATGTTAAAAAAGCTGGAGGCGCAGGCTTACGAGGCCAAAGCGCAGGCGAAACTTCATTATGTACGGTTGGTAAAATTGGCGCTGGCCTCACTTACCGTGGCTATGACGTGGACGATTTGGCCACCAATGCTTCATTTTACGAAACCGCCTTTTTGATTTTACACGGCAAATTACCTAACCAAGCTGAGTTAGATGCCTACAAGAAAAAAATCAATGGTTTGCGTGAATTACCAGAAGCAGTTAAGAAAACTTTGGAATTGATTCCAGCCACAGCACACCCAATGGACGTGATGCGTACGGGCTGTTCAATCTTAGGCAACATCGAAACCGAAACAGATTTTGCACAACAATCGGACCAAGCCGATCGTTTGGTGGCCATATTCCCTTCAATCATTTGTTACTGGTACAAATTCGCTCACGAAGGTGTGCGCATTGAAACAGCTTCAGACATCGATGGTGTCGGTGCCCATTTCTTAGAAATGTTACACGGCAAGGCACCGAGTGAATTACACGCCCGCGTCATGGACGTGTCTTTGATTTTGTACGCCGAGCATGAATTCAACGCATCTACCTTTACTGGTCGTGTTGTCGCCTCCACCTTGTCTGACATCCACTCTTGCGTTACCGCATCAGTCGGTGCCTTGCGCGGACCTTTACATGGCGGCGCGAATGAAGCGGCAATGGCTTTGATCGAACAATGGTCAACACCAGAAGAAGCAACAACTGCTATCGGTCACATGTTAGAAACCAAACAATTGATCATGGGTTTTGGACACGCGGTTTATACAGAACGTGACCCAAGAAACGCCATCATCAAACGTTGGTCTGAAAAATTGGCCGAAGAAGCAGGCGATACGGTGCTTTACCCAGTCAGTTGTGCAGTTGAGAAGAAGATGTGGGATGAGAAAAAACTGTTCCCAAATGCAGATTTCTTCCACGCCTCTGCCTACCATTTTATGGGCATCCCAACTGAACTGTTCACACCCATCTTCGTGATGTCACGTGTCACAGGCTGGACTGCTCACGTCATGGAGCAACGCGCCAACAACCGCATCATCCGTCCAAACGCCGACTACACTGGCCCGGACACACGCAAAGTCAACCCGATTGCTGAGCGTGATTGATAGCAAGAATTGATTCAATTCAATTTTGAAAAAGCGGCCATGATTTTTTCATTGGCCGTTTTTTTATTCCCCAAATACCAAATAACAAAAGCCATGAACAAAATATACGCCTTACTGATAATAATCTTAGCTGCCTTACTGTTATCCTCATGCTCAAAAGAAACCGACAATAACTCCCTCACTGAGGCAAAACAAGTCAC
Proteins encoded in this window:
- the prpB gene encoding methylisocitrate lyase, with the protein product MTDSINSSAITSPGLKFRQAVEQNNPLKVVGTINAYTARMAKNVGHDAIYLSGGGVAANSLGMPDLGISSLEDVLTDVRRITDVCDLPLLIDVDTGWGGAFNIARTTRSVIKAGAAAMHIEDQVAQKRCGHRPNKEVVTQQEMVDRIKAAVDARTDENFVIMARTDALAIEGEEAAIERAIACVEAGADMIFPEAMKTLDQYKRFKDAVNVPILANITEFGHTPLFTSEELGAHGVDIVLYCCSAYRAMNRAAELVYQSILGQGHQKDVLDIMQTREELYSHLGYHDYEQKLDELFKTEK
- the prpC gene encoding bifunctional 2-methylcitrate synthase/citrate synthase, with the protein product MGNVKKAGGAGLRGQSAGETSLCTVGKIGAGLTYRGYDVDDLATNASFYETAFLILHGKLPNQAELDAYKKKINGLRELPEAVKKTLELIPATAHPMDVMRTGCSILGNIETETDFAQQSDQADRLVAIFPSIICYWYKFAHEGVRIETASDIDGVGAHFLEMLHGKAPSELHARVMDVSLILYAEHEFNASTFTGRVVASTLSDIHSCVTASVGALRGPLHGGANEAAMALIEQWSTPEEATTAIGHMLETKQLIMGFGHAVYTERDPRNAIIKRWSEKLAEEAGDTVLYPVSCAVEKKMWDEKKLFPNADFFHASAYHFMGIPTELFTPIFVMSRVTGWTAHVMEQRANNRIIRPNADYTGPDTRKVNPIAERD